One segment of Trachemys scripta elegans isolate TJP31775 chromosome 1, CAS_Tse_1.0, whole genome shotgun sequence DNA contains the following:
- the KCNJ15 gene encoding ATP-sensitive inward rectifier potassium channel 15, whose amino-acid sequence MGTTQINTSSAPLVNGIISADLKTHRPRVMSKSGHSNVRIDKVDGIYLLYLQDLWTTVIDMKWRYKLTLFAATFVMTWFLFGVIYYAIAFLHGDLERDHFPPKHMPCVKEVNSLTGAFLFSLESQTTIGYGFRFITEECPHAIFLLVAQLVITTLIEIFITGTFLAKIARPKKRAETIKFSHCAVITKHNGELCLVIRVANMRKSLLIQCQLSGKLLQTYETKEGERILLNQASVKFHVDSSSESPFLILPLTFYHLLDESSPLRDLTPQNLKEKDFELVVLLNATVESTSAVCQSRTSYIPEEIHWGYEFVPVVSLSQNGKYVADFSQFEQIRRSVDSTFYSMDSEKQKLEERYRQEDERERGLRTILLQQSNV is encoded by the coding sequence ATGGGCACCACTCAAATCAATACGTCAAGTGCCCCACTCGTTAACGGTATCATCAGCGCTGACCTCAAGACACACAGACCCCGGGTGATGTCCAAAAGTGGTCACAGCAATGTGAGGATTGACAAAGTAGATGGTATATACCTGCTTTACCTTCAAGATTTGTGGACAACGGTTATAGACATGAAGTGGAGATACAAACTTACCCTGTTTGCTGCTACTTTTGTGATGACCTGGTTCCTCTTTGGAGTTATCTATTATGCCATTGCATTTCTTCATGGAGATTTAGAAAGGGatcatttcccccccaaacatATGCCTTGTGTCAAGGAAGTAAATTCACTAACTGGGgcatttctcttttctttggaGTCACAGACAACTATTGGTTATGGCTTTCGTTTCATCACAGAGGAGTGCCCTCATGCCATATTCCTCCTGGTTGCTCAGCTGGTCATCACAACCTTGATTGAGATCTTTATCACTGGTACCTTCTTGGCCAAAATTGCAAGACCCAAAAAACGGGCTGAGACTATTAAGTTCAGTCATTGTGCTGTAATTACCAAACACAATGGAGAGCTTTGCCTTGTGATCAGAGTAGCAAATATGAGGAAGAGTCTTCTGATTCAGTGTCAGCTGTCTGGGAAACTTCTTCAAACCTATGAAACCAAAGAAGGGGAGAGGATCCTGCTCAACCAAGCCAGTGTCAAATTCCATGTTGACTCCTCTTCAGAAAGTCCTTTTCTGATTTTACCTTTAACCTTTTACCATTTATTGGATGAGAGTAGCCCTTTAAGAGATCTCACACCCCAAAACCTAAAAGAAAAGGATTTTGAACTGGTTGTCCTCTTGAATGCCACAGTAGAATCCACTAGTGCCGTCTGCCAAAGCAGAACTTCTTATATACCAGAGGAGATCCACTGGGGTTATGAGTTTGTGCCTgtggtttctctctctcaaaatggaAAATATGTTGCTGATTTTAGTCAGTTTGAGCAAATCAGAAGAAGTGTAGACTCTACTTTTTATAGCATGGACTCTGAAAAACAGAAACTAGAAGAGAGATACAGACAGgaagatgaaagagagagaggactgAGAACAATATTGTTACAGCAAAGCAATGTGTGA